A genomic segment from Thermostichus lividus PCC 6715 encodes:
- a CDS encoding DUF697 domain-containing protein — translation MTRSHPVAATPDLLHDLQAVLDDLNNYQHDLTYEAAKTALEQLLADCSATAGETSPLAGAIAQLEDMLDKLHYGVVHIAVFGLVGRGKSSLLNALLGEPVFATGPIHGVTRQQAAALWQVSDPEGHRRSPIRLIDTPGLDEVNGAEREALARQVAQQADLILFVVAGDLTRLEYESLSQLRAASKPMLLVFNKVDQYPEVDRQAIYAKLRDERVKALLSPEEIVMVAAAPLVPHVQQDAQGRVQVTMTVGAPQIEPLKVKILEVLAREGKALIALNSMLFANQVSQELAHYKLTLREQEANQLIWKGAVAKSLAIALNPVTVLDMVSSAVIDVTTIQLLSRLYDIEMTEAGAKDLLQTIALAMGGISLGDFAANLGLSALKGTLGLAAPVSGGLALGPYLAVAITQASIAGVSSYTMGQVAKTYFANGAGWGGAGPKTVVQKILGQLDQRHLLSRLKSEIQSQLRPPAREEAF, via the coding sequence ATGACGCGATCGCACCCTGTCGCTGCCACACCTGACCTCCTCCACGACCTGCAAGCGGTGCTTGATGACCTAAATAACTATCAACATGACCTCACCTACGAGGCAGCAAAAACGGCCTTAGAACAACTGCTGGCGGATTGTAGCGCCACTGCCGGTGAAACCTCACCCCTTGCCGGAGCGATCGCCCAGTTAGAAGATATGCTGGACAAACTCCACTACGGTGTGGTGCACATTGCTGTCTTTGGCTTGGTGGGGCGCGGTAAATCATCGCTTCTCAATGCCCTGCTGGGAGAGCCGGTCTTTGCTACAGGCCCCATCCACGGCGTGACCCGACAGCAGGCAGCAGCACTGTGGCAGGTGTCTGACCCTGAAGGACACAGGCGATCGCCCATTCGCCTCATTGACACCCCCGGGCTGGATGAGGTCAACGGTGCCGAACGGGAAGCGCTAGCTCGGCAGGTGGCACAACAGGCGGATTTGATCCTCTTTGTGGTGGCCGGAGACCTGACGCGGCTGGAGTACGAGAGCCTCAGTCAATTGCGCGCCGCCAGTAAGCCCATGCTGTTGGTGTTTAACAAGGTGGATCAGTATCCAGAGGTTGATCGCCAAGCTATCTATGCCAAACTTCGCGATGAGCGAGTTAAAGCACTCCTCTCACCTGAGGAAATTGTAATGGTGGCGGCGGCGCCCCTAGTGCCCCACGTGCAGCAGGATGCCCAAGGCCGGGTGCAGGTGACCATGACGGTGGGCGCACCCCAGATTGAGCCTCTGAAAGTGAAAATTTTGGAGGTGTTGGCGCGCGAAGGTAAGGCGCTGATTGCCCTAAACTCGATGCTATTTGCCAACCAAGTCAGTCAGGAGTTAGCACACTATAAACTCACACTGCGGGAGCAGGAGGCTAACCAACTCATTTGGAAAGGGGCAGTGGCCAAGTCCTTGGCGATCGCCCTCAATCCGGTGACGGTGCTAGATATGGTCAGCAGTGCCGTCATTGACGTAACAACCATTCAACTGCTCTCACGCCTCTACGACATTGAGATGACAGAGGCGGGTGCCAAAGACCTGCTGCAAACCATTGCGTTGGCCATGGGCGGCATTAGTTTGGGGGATTTTGCGGCCAACCTTGGCCTCAGTGCTCTTAAGGGGACATTGGGGCTAGCGGCGCCCGTCAGCGGTGGGCTTGCCCTAGGGCCTTACCTTGCGGTGGCCATCACTCAAGCCAGTATTGCCGGGGTCTCATCCTATACGATGGGGCAAGTGGCGAAAACCTATTTTGCCAATGGCGCTGGTTGGGGAGGGGCAGGGCCGAAAACCGTCGTCCAGAAAATTTTAGGCCAACTCGATCAACGGCATCTCCTGAGCCGTCTCAAAAGCGAAATTCAGAGCCAACTGCGCCCGCCAGCTAGGGAAGAAGCTTTTTGA
- a CDS encoding AAA family ATPase encodes MIPQQLILRNFLSYRQAMLPFRGLHLACICGANGAGKSSLLEAIAWALWGQSRASREDDVIYYGEVEAYVDFEFTVQGQGYRVVRVRRRQQGTVLELQVQTAAGYSSLTQRSLRATQEKIIQILRLDYPTFVNSAYLRQGRADEFMAKRPSERKQLLAALLGLEQYEPLAEAARDRAREYKAQITLLEQRLSAEATQLAAQAHLQVQHQHLTARIAQQRQHLHQQQRVLQEQQAAYHAQQLRQQEYHNLVQQQHTLATTIEHLEQQCNALIQQRQAIANLLERAAELEVAACQWQNLTAQESALQQRFSDYQRLRHERDRQQAILEAQRQDLLQRLHKVDTQIHLIQEQSQHLATLIAKEPDILSALEQLQQARAQLQELEELQQQVFPLLRAKHQLETQRQQHYEHLRSRREELQQRWHHLQAQLNRQPELEQAVSVITAQIETLEKKRIYQEHLRQKGLERRQFMEQLQARQRDYERQIGHLDESLDRLGQPGAVCPLCQQPLDEEHYQQVLRRNTAEKEDLLNQVWVIREQLAVSEREIQVLRREYLAVGYEVSELTQLFEQRGYLQQQIQSTTDLGSQLTALATELEELDALLQTKTWGQESLRELEEIEAHLASLNYDEKNVAIARAQVEQWRWADAKQQELRHAKRQYRQLQQQLPPLEAQQQQLQQELATLLHDSEAAIALRALDEQLAALAYDPKAHAELQAALRTLQPQLEAYQELQRGRSRLPELDQKQQELEQTLALQRAQRDSIQHQLQQLAQSCTAMAAQAATLEHLQQQLTQQQHHLEADLAAHGKLTAELEQLTRLAKEHQQGQQHLEQLRHHFRVYSELAQGMGKNGIPAMLIETVLPHLEAETNAILGRLSNHQLHIQFITQRSRQRGSGDRKPIETLDILIADCQGTRPYESYSGGEAFRINFALRLALARLLAQRSGSDVQFLIIDEGFGTQDAQGCERLIAALNAIAPEFQCILAITHVPALKEAFQTRIEVTKGDQGSQISVIA; translated from the coding sequence ATGATTCCGCAGCAATTAATTCTCCGTAATTTTTTAAGTTATCGTCAGGCAATGCTCCCCTTTCGGGGGTTACACCTTGCCTGTATTTGTGGTGCCAATGGGGCGGGCAAATCCTCTTTATTAGAGGCCATCGCTTGGGCACTGTGGGGGCAAAGTCGCGCCAGCCGTGAGGATGATGTCATCTACTACGGTGAAGTTGAAGCCTACGTTGATTTTGAGTTTACGGTGCAAGGCCAAGGCTATCGCGTTGTGCGGGTTCGCCGCCGTCAACAGGGTACTGTCTTGGAGCTTCAGGTACAAACAGCGGCAGGCTACAGTTCCCTGACCCAGCGATCGCTGCGAGCCACCCAAGAGAAAATTATTCAAATTCTGCGCCTTGACTATCCAACCTTTGTTAACTCTGCCTATCTGCGTCAAGGCCGTGCTGATGAATTTATGGCGAAGCGTCCCAGTGAGCGCAAGCAACTATTGGCTGCGCTGTTGGGCTTAGAGCAATACGAGCCATTAGCAGAGGCTGCCCGCGATCGCGCCCGGGAGTACAAAGCACAAATCACCCTGCTTGAACAACGCCTGAGCGCTGAGGCCACTCAATTGGCGGCGCAGGCTCACCTTCAGGTGCAACACCAACACTTAACAGCGCGCATTGCCCAGCAGCGGCAGCACTTGCATCAGCAGCAGCGGGTTCTGCAAGAGCAGCAGGCCGCCTACCATGCCCAACAACTCCGGCAGCAGGAGTACCATAATCTTGTGCAGCAGCAGCATACCCTTGCCACCACCATTGAGCACCTCGAACAACAGTGCAATGCCTTAATCCAGCAACGGCAGGCGATCGCCAACTTACTGGAGCGAGCAGCGGAACTTGAGGTAGCGGCGTGCCAATGGCAGAATCTCACAGCGCAAGAGAGTGCTCTACAACAGCGCTTTAGTGACTACCAACGGCTGCGCCACGAGCGCGATCGCCAGCAGGCAATTTTAGAGGCGCAGCGTCAGGACTTACTGCAGAGGCTGCACAAAGTGGATACCCAAATTCACCTGATCCAAGAACAGAGCCAGCACCTAGCCACCCTCATCGCCAAGGAGCCGGACATCCTCAGTGCCCTAGAGCAGCTCCAGCAGGCTCGTGCCCAGCTACAGGAACTAGAGGAACTGCAACAACAGGTCTTCCCCCTTCTGCGCGCCAAGCATCAGCTTGAGACCCAGCGGCAACAGCACTATGAGCATCTCAGGAGCCGCCGTGAGGAACTCCAGCAGCGATGGCACCACCTACAGGCGCAATTAAATCGCCAACCCGAGCTTGAGCAGGCGGTGTCGGTGATTACGGCGCAAATTGAGACCCTTGAAAAGAAACGCATCTATCAGGAGCACCTGCGGCAAAAGGGGCTTGAACGCCGTCAGTTTATGGAGCAATTGCAAGCACGCCAACGGGACTACGAGCGCCAAATTGGTCACCTTGATGAGTCCCTCGACCGTCTTGGCCAACCGGGAGCCGTCTGTCCGCTCTGTCAGCAACCCCTTGACGAGGAGCACTATCAGCAGGTGCTACGCCGCAATACCGCCGAAAAAGAAGACCTGCTCAATCAAGTGTGGGTTATTCGTGAGCAGCTAGCGGTCTCCGAGCGGGAAATTCAAGTCTTGCGCCGCGAGTATCTGGCGGTGGGGTATGAAGTCTCAGAACTCACGCAGTTATTTGAGCAGCGGGGGTACCTCCAACAGCAGATACAGTCCACCACTGATCTTGGCTCGCAACTCACTGCCCTAGCCACGGAACTGGAGGAACTCGATGCGCTCCTGCAAACAAAGACATGGGGGCAGGAGAGCCTAAGGGAACTAGAGGAGATTGAGGCGCACTTGGCCAGCCTGAACTACGACGAGAAAAATGTGGCGATCGCCCGCGCGCAGGTGGAACAATGGCGCTGGGCTGACGCTAAACAGCAGGAACTGCGTCACGCCAAACGGCAGTATCGTCAACTTCAGCAGCAACTCCCTCCCCTAGAAGCTCAGCAGCAACAGCTACAGCAAGAGTTGGCAACCCTTCTGCACGACTCAGAGGCGGCGATCGCCCTGCGCGCCCTCGATGAGCAACTTGCCGCCCTCGCCTATGATCCCAAGGCGCATGCTGAGCTACAAGCCGCCTTAAGGACATTGCAACCCCAGCTAGAGGCCTATCAGGAACTACAGCGGGGGCGATCGCGACTGCCCGAACTCGACCAAAAACAACAGGAACTAGAGCAAACCCTTGCCCTGCAAAGAGCCCAACGAGACAGTATTCAGCACCAACTGCAACAGCTAGCGCAATCCTGCACCGCCATGGCTGCCCAAGCCGCCACCCTTGAGCACCTCCAACAGCAGCTTACCCAGCAGCAGCACCACTTGGAAGCGGATTTGGCCGCTCACGGTAAACTAACAGCTGAGCTAGAACAACTGACGCGGCTGGCCAAGGAACACCAGCAGGGTCAGCAGCACCTTGAGCAACTGCGCCACCACTTCCGTGTGTACAGTGAACTGGCTCAGGGCATGGGGAAAAATGGCATTCCAGCCATGCTCATTGAAACGGTGCTGCCCCACCTTGAGGCGGAAACCAATGCCATCTTGGGGCGGCTCAGCAACCACCAGCTGCATATCCAGTTTATTACTCAGCGCAGTCGTCAGCGGGGCAGTGGTGACCGTAAACCCATTGAAACCCTTGATATTCTGATCGCCGACTGCCAAGGCACCCGCCCCTACGAAAGCTATTCCGGCGGTGAAGCGTTTCGGATCAACTTTGCCCTACGACTGGCCTTAGCACGCCTGTTAGCACAACGCTCCGGTAGTGATGTCCAGTTTTTAATTATTGATGAGGGCTTCGGCACCCAAGATGCCCAAGGCTGCGAACGCCTCATTGCTGCCCTCAACGCGATCGCCCCTGAGTTTCAGTGTATTTTGGCCATTACCCACGTGCCCGCCCTCAAGGAAGCCTTTCAAACCCGCATTGAAGTGACCAAAGGCGATCAAGGATCTCAGATCAGCGTTATTGCCTAG